A genomic segment from Vibrio panuliri encodes:
- a CDS encoding Ig-like domain-containing protein, protein MFNKSYRKILTILFAVVLAACNSDGEGAFSDTQVKVGSGSGQILTNQRLLNIAVTPPYVDLAVDTQVNLTATGYYSDGSFRNITGEVKWSVEGTTKLTNQGNGTFLTGKNTGKVKVSASLGSVKSTNNTSVNIVDVALVSLQVTPPSFDVIEGATYQLRADANYNNGLSVNVSSNTAMIDWVSSDTSVATVNDSGLVTAVKKGKAQISVLLKSSPLESNKSVANVVENRVDSIQLTTTANTIAKGESARLTAQATFQDGNVLDVTSLASYARDNDSFLNVVTGGVVTAIADSSGTATGIKASYKGVESNKVDVVTTAAVVSSLALTPEGARSLPRGNALNLFVKATYSDGTTNSVTPAWRISDSTKVTISASNLLTAISSTIGTPVTIKASFGGVDSNEIAITVIDAALMSVAVTPNTAVSMAKGLTKQFRATGRYSDGTELVLNNVTWQSNETNAVTINDSGLATAVSPGNTTIVATALGVNSTPVNVTVTEAEIASLSVGSDVTLPKGRATQVSALATYTDGTVSNVGTNSGINWRSSDTSIATVSNVGLVNPKAVGDATITATINGISDSRVVHVTDPVVDSIAISGLPETVTVGTSQSFDVIATYSNGTKGSLFGDSNLRFSYSIGSVISVSSSVASYSLSSLVGGNTVTLTATLGTGVNAITAERILIVDEATIVSLAVKKSNVASALNAKSRFQFIAEATYSNGQKKDVTNNVSWSSTEFVIGSKTDNGTDGVLDTNAGVDAGMAGVSADVSASIVDVNNKGATVRSNVESISTVTPRNVSCYSQITAGGLTLSCPSNNFTRPKSLTKRDFVYSGASVGVYEINEQVTDKLRYNEAVAYCTAVGGRLPTRAELGTIFLEVDKIVDSNFKVYTNYGFPTYIKYWTSSIDPDNSANRIVVNMSRNIPATMVETGYGYAACIL, encoded by the coding sequence ATGTTTAATAAATCGTACAGAAAAATTTTGACTATTTTATTCGCAGTGGTACTTGCAGCCTGTAATAGTGATGGTGAAGGTGCTTTTTCAGATACTCAAGTTAAGGTTGGCTCGGGCTCGGGACAGATACTAACTAACCAGAGGCTGTTGAATATTGCTGTTACACCTCCTTATGTAGATCTTGCTGTTGATACGCAAGTGAATTTAACCGCTACAGGATATTATTCTGATGGTAGTTTTCGGAATATAACTGGGGAAGTGAAGTGGTCGGTTGAAGGAACAACAAAATTGACAAATCAAGGCAACGGAACGTTTCTTACTGGAAAAAACACCGGAAAGGTGAAAGTTTCTGCGAGTTTAGGAAGTGTGAAGAGCACAAATAATACGAGTGTAAATATTGTCGACGTGGCACTAGTTTCACTGCAAGTTACACCACCAAGCTTTGACGTCATTGAAGGTGCAACATATCAACTTCGAGCTGACGCAAATTACAACAACGGGCTTAGTGTGAATGTGTCTTCGAACACTGCCATGATCGATTGGGTAAGTTCTGATACGAGTGTGGCAACAGTCAATGATTCAGGTTTGGTAACTGCAGTTAAAAAAGGTAAGGCGCAAATCTCCGTCTTGTTAAAATCGTCACCACTGGAAAGTAATAAAAGCGTGGCAAATGTTGTAGAAAACCGGGTTGATAGCATTCAGCTTACAACAACTGCCAACACAATCGCTAAGGGCGAATCGGCGAGGTTGACAGCACAAGCAACGTTTCAAGACGGTAACGTTTTAGATGTAACGTCGCTTGCTAGCTATGCTCGAGACAACGATAGTTTCTTGAATGTTGTGACGGGCGGGGTTGTCACTGCCATTGCCGATAGTTCCGGTACTGCTACGGGTATTAAGGCGTCATATAAAGGCGTAGAAAGTAATAAAGTGGATGTCGTAACGACAGCGGCTGTCGTTTCAAGCTTGGCATTAACACCAGAAGGTGCGCGTAGTCTGCCGCGAGGCAATGCGCTGAATCTTTTTGTAAAGGCGACTTATAGCGACGGCACTACTAATTCTGTTACTCCGGCTTGGAGGATTTCAGATTCGACAAAAGTGACGATTTCAGCCAGCAATTTGTTAACGGCAATAAGCTCCACAATTGGAACACCTGTGACCATCAAAGCCTCCTTTGGCGGAGTAGACAGTAACGAAATTGCAATCACCGTCATTGATGCGGCGTTGATGAGCGTCGCAGTAACACCAAATACAGCTGTGAGTATGGCTAAAGGTCTAACGAAACAGTTTCGAGCAACGGGTCGATACAGCGATGGTACAGAACTGGTTTTGAACAACGTTACTTGGCAAAGCAACGAAACAAATGCTGTGACTATAAACGACAGCGGGTTAGCAACTGCTGTGAGCCCAGGGAATACAACCATTGTAGCAACCGCATTAGGAGTCAATAGTACTCCAGTAAATGTGACAGTAACAGAGGCAGAAATTGCGTCACTGTCTGTAGGAAGTGACGTTACGTTACCTAAAGGACGAGCAACACAGGTTTCTGCTCTTGCAACATACACTGATGGTACGGTTAGTAATGTTGGAACTAATTCAGGCATCAATTGGCGATCGAGCGACACAAGTATTGCTACGGTAAGCAATGTCGGCTTGGTGAATCCGAAGGCGGTCGGCGACGCTACGATAACAGCCACAATTAACGGTATATCTGATTCACGTGTTGTTCATGTAACAGATCCCGTTGTTGATTCTATTGCAATTAGTGGGCTGCCTGAGACGGTGACTGTAGGTACTAGTCAGTCTTTCGATGTTATTGCAACTTACTCAAATGGTACTAAAGGCAGTTTGTTTGGTGATAGCAACTTACGTTTCAGTTATAGCATTGGTAGTGTCATCAGCGTAAGCAGTTCAGTGGCGAGCTATAGTTTGTCGTCTCTGGTTGGAGGAAATACAGTCACCTTGACCGCTACTTTAGGAACTGGTGTAAATGCGATTACTGCAGAAAGGATACTTATTGTAGATGAAGCGACGATCGTTTCGCTAGCTGTTAAAAAATCAAACGTTGCTAGCGCGTTAAACGCAAAATCACGTTTCCAATTTATCGCAGAGGCTACGTACAGTAACGGCCAGAAAAAAGATGTAACGAACAATGTAAGTTGGAGCAGCACAGAGTTTGTTATTGGTTCAAAGACTGACAATGGAACTGACGGCGTACTTGATACAAACGCAGGAGTTGACGCTGGAATGGCGGGTGTAAGTGCGGACGTGTCTGCATCTATCGTCGACGTAAACAATAAGGGTGCGACAGTTCGCTCCAATGTAGAGAGTATTTCTACTGTGACACCGAGAAATGTGAGCTGCTATAGCCAGATTACAGCAGGAGGTCTGACTTTGAGTTGTCCTTCTAACAACTTTACTCGACCTAAGAGTTTGACGAAGAGAGACTTTGTCTATTCTGGGGCGTCAGTTGGCGTCTATGAAATCAACGAGCAGGTCACCGACAAACTGAGATATAACGAAGCTGTTGCATACTGTACTGCTGTCGGTGGGCGATTGCCGACTAGAGCTGAACTAGGAACGATATTCTTAGAAGTAGATAAAATTGTCGATTCTAACTTCAAGGTTTATACAAACTATGGATTCCCTACCTACATAAAATATTGGACATCAAGTATTGATCCTGACAATTCTGCTAATCGAATTGTTGTAAATATGAGCCGAAATATTCCAGCGACAATGGTTGAAACTGGATATGGATATGCGGCATGTATTTTGTGA
- a CDS encoding outer membrane beta-barrel protein: MIKLNSLCLLICLNVLPAYSVVSAEADFPFTPFIEVVGGYSRALDSAIDLSENSGVYGIASGMEIYKNVDLKAQYQDYSKIDVDSKSLSVKTKFFNYELSYRYPVGHDVSVVAGLGIGYWKMTKYQGSGKIKANGVAPITRVGFNYDINKNISVSLSYQYVNAIGDLFTGEYDAHNMLFGARYSFGGRDEITPPAERGVDEEFFVEEQSTTVASAVVPMKFCNKIITPIIFNFDESVLSANNRAELRAVVQYANANNFNSVTLVGYTDDKGSESYNLSLAKRRIDAVENFFENEGLAVYYGIANGKDHTIFKSEHTKRRVDVYVNTLLEKETACDQKFGF, translated from the coding sequence ATGATAAAACTAAATTCGCTTTGTCTATTGATCTGTTTAAATGTATTGCCAGCTTACTCAGTGGTATCTGCTGAAGCAGATTTTCCGTTTACCCCTTTTATTGAAGTAGTTGGGGGTTATAGTAGGGCTCTAGATTCTGCTATTGACCTGTCGGAAAATTCTGGTGTATATGGTATTGCTTCAGGTATGGAGATATATAAAAACGTAGATCTAAAAGCCCAATACCAAGACTATTCAAAAATAGATGTAGATAGTAAAAGCCTGTCAGTAAAAACAAAATTTTTTAATTACGAACTTTCGTATCGCTATCCTGTTGGTCATGATGTAAGTGTTGTAGCTGGTTTGGGTATAGGTTATTGGAAGATGACGAAGTACCAAGGCAGCGGTAAAATTAAGGCGAATGGTGTGGCTCCAATAACAAGAGTCGGGTTTAATTACGATATTAATAAAAACATATCGGTAAGTCTCTCTTACCAATATGTAAATGCCATAGGTGATCTGTTCACTGGTGAATATGATGCGCACAACATGTTATTTGGGGCTAGATATTCATTTGGAGGGCGCGATGAAATTACACCTCCTGCGGAGCGAGGGGTTGATGAAGAATTCTTCGTTGAAGAGCAGTCCACGACGGTAGCCAGTGCAGTTGTGCCAATGAAGTTTTGTAATAAGATAATCACGCCAATTATCTTTAACTTCGATGAGAGTGTGCTCAGTGCTAACAATAGAGCGGAGTTGAGGGCTGTTGTTCAATACGCGAATGCTAACAACTTCAATAGCGTGACATTGGTTGGCTATACAGACGACAAAGGCTCTGAAAGCTACAACTTGTCCTTGGCTAAACGAAGAATAGACGCTGTTGAAAATTTCTTTGAAAACGAAGGATTAGCTGTCTATTACGGCATTGCAAACGGTAAGGATCATACTATATTTAAGAGTGAACATACAAAAAGACGCGTAGACGTTTACGTAAATACACTTCTCGAAAAGGAAACAGCCTGTGACCAAAAGTTTGGTTTCTAA
- a CDS encoding polysaccharide lyase 8 family protein: MTKSLVSKIMRLSLFFLLLLHLNGCDSSFSVQGTNVGAIDVYRSVKAVNSKLLIDNWNAFLIGQPYMFETDGFSKLAEGKTANGLKRYEQMVFKENEIFEGVELLDSSGEIDPVAVRATFQYLLFVANAYYIPNNEFNFNSLYRNPEVLEKIVSATWELFSNYYTVDSKHVGNWWYWEIGTNKILMDFLALTYLDLPPALLSKGIEISYAMAPDPRYIFNSVGTASERVSELSTGANRTDLAQIHMLRSVLQGNVTQVQESVNLIASTLTIVESGDGFYRDGGLVQHVDYPYIGGYGAVLLETVSKVSYVLSNTDKSYDLSAFNFMYDRIFDTFEPFIFKSQLAEGVRGRSSSRGWATSRKEAQNIIQSFLRLYPSAPTEYKNKLSRLIKEQLLSPEEQRERYFIDFYANDFVSLAIANEQVLGDTELVQRGPLVGNFLFNSMDRVAHRKSDWMFLVSAHSYRTGNYECLNGENLKGYRTGDGMTYIYDSDQEQYFNYWPMLDPLLPVGTTEDISITPEDCTQIETGSLKKQNMRWVGGISTRKQDQVSGGIGSYGMHFFSYDDSVEIKKSWFMLEDMIVALGGGLTSSEYDSTKTAVEFRKIKSSAGNKIYIDGVRHPSGLTPIDYSGNPKSIFLEGDIVSSSRGYVFLGNDNVKFEKKVKQVGNWTEVNTVNEERMSNPYMEYNTVNIDIMHGIGGSVYDKYAYIVIPSISLAEFNSKLAVSDKVGVDVLTVSGDAHVISVPSLGLVAANIFDEDGYVSEVLEVSAPSAVLFEKKLNKIKVWASQPTRSQNQISLLFPKESNLILEPAYQNTVSVEGDHFIVDTSAKDGETIYFELTIDR; this comes from the coding sequence GTGACCAAAAGTTTGGTTTCTAAAATTATGCGTTTGTCTTTGTTTTTTTTGCTACTGTTGCATCTGAATGGATGCGACAGTAGCTTTTCTGTGCAAGGAACCAATGTTGGCGCGATCGATGTTTATCGCAGTGTAAAAGCTGTTAACTCAAAATTATTGATAGACAATTGGAACGCGTTTCTTATTGGACAGCCATACATGTTCGAAACGGATGGTTTCAGTAAGCTGGCAGAAGGTAAAACAGCAAACGGTTTAAAACGCTATGAACAAATGGTTTTTAAGGAAAATGAAATCTTTGAGGGCGTCGAATTACTTGACAGTAGTGGTGAAATAGACCCGGTCGCCGTCCGAGCTACGTTTCAGTACCTTCTTTTTGTTGCTAATGCGTATTACATTCCGAATAATGAATTCAACTTTAATAGCCTGTATCGAAATCCTGAAGTGTTGGAGAAGATCGTTAGTGCAACGTGGGAGCTGTTTTCGAATTACTATACCGTTGACAGCAAGCACGTTGGAAACTGGTGGTACTGGGAGATTGGTACTAACAAAATACTAATGGACTTTTTAGCGTTAACCTACCTTGATCTTCCACCTGCATTACTTAGCAAGGGTATTGAGATTTCCTATGCTATGGCTCCCGATCCTAGATATATTTTCAATAGTGTGGGAACAGCATCAGAGCGGGTTTCTGAGCTTTCAACTGGGGCGAATAGGACGGATCTTGCTCAAATACACATGTTGCGCTCTGTTCTCCAGGGTAACGTGACGCAGGTGCAGGAGTCTGTAAACTTAATTGCAAGTACCTTGACAATCGTAGAAAGCGGGGATGGTTTTTATAGGGACGGCGGCTTGGTCCAGCATGTCGATTACCCCTATATTGGCGGGTATGGTGCGGTATTGTTGGAAACGGTCAGCAAGGTGTCTTATGTGTTATCAAACACAGATAAAAGCTATGACTTGTCTGCCTTCAATTTTATGTACGACAGGATTTTCGACACTTTTGAGCCTTTTATCTTTAAGTCACAGTTGGCTGAGGGCGTAAGGGGACGCTCGTCATCTCGAGGGTGGGCTACTTCTCGAAAGGAAGCACAAAATATTATTCAGTCATTCTTAAGACTCTATCCGTCAGCCCCAACTGAGTACAAAAACAAACTTAGTAGGTTGATTAAGGAGCAATTGCTAAGTCCGGAAGAACAAAGAGAGCGTTACTTCATTGATTTCTACGCGAATGATTTTGTTTCGTTGGCGATTGCCAACGAGCAGGTGCTGGGAGATACAGAACTTGTTCAGCGTGGGCCACTCGTAGGTAACTTCTTGTTTAACTCGATGGACAGGGTTGCACACAGAAAGAGTGATTGGATGTTTTTAGTCTCAGCCCACTCATACCGCACAGGTAACTACGAATGTTTAAATGGAGAGAATCTGAAAGGGTACAGAACTGGCGATGGTATGACATACATCTACGATAGTGACCAAGAGCAATATTTTAACTATTGGCCAATGCTGGATCCGTTACTGCCTGTAGGAACCACTGAAGACATTTCAATTACTCCCGAAGATTGTACACAAATAGAAACCGGTTCATTGAAAAAGCAAAACATGAGATGGGTAGGAGGGATATCGACAAGGAAGCAAGATCAAGTTAGCGGTGGAATTGGTAGTTATGGTATGCATTTCTTTAGTTACGATGATTCAGTCGAAATTAAAAAATCTTGGTTCATGCTGGAAGATATGATTGTTGCACTTGGCGGCGGTTTGACTTCGTCTGAATATGATTCGACGAAAACCGCCGTAGAGTTTAGGAAGATTAAAAGCTCAGCGGGTAACAAGATATACATTGATGGCGTGCGGCACCCATCCGGTTTGACGCCGATTGATTATAGTGGCAATCCAAAATCTATCTTTTTGGAAGGTGACATCGTGAGTTCGTCAAGAGGCTACGTCTTTTTAGGAAACGATAACGTCAAATTTGAGAAGAAAGTAAAGCAGGTGGGGAATTGGACTGAAGTCAATACGGTAAATGAAGAGCGTATGTCTAACCCGTATATGGAATACAACACCGTGAATATCGATATTATGCACGGTATTGGTGGAAGCGTTTATGATAAGTATGCATATATTGTAATACCCTCTATTAGCTTGGCTGAGTTTAATAGTAAGTTAGCCGTAAGCGATAAAGTTGGTGTAGATGTTTTAACCGTATCAGGTGATGCGCATGTTATATCTGTGCCGAGTTTAGGGCTAGTTGCGGCTAACATTTTTGACGAAGATGGTTACGTCAGTGAAGTGCTGGAAGTATCTGCTCCCTCTGCGGTGCTTTTTGAAAAGAAATTGAACAAAATCAAAGTCTGGGCATCACAGCCAACGCGTTCACAAAACCAAATCAGCTTGTTGTTTCCTAAAGAGAGTAACCTGATATTGGAACCGGCTTATCAAAACACAGTAAGCGTTGAAGGTGATCACTTCATCGTAGATACAAGCGCAAAGGATGGCGAGACAATCTATTTTGAACTAACTATTGACCGATGA
- a CDS encoding glucosamine inositolphosphorylceramide transferase family protein gives MKKVIDLLIQKLFAFDEWRVGLIPSDQLSSIIQSQQCDESTVIWLDIDGCHYQADPFLFEVDSELVLAYESMSQWHRIGKVKCANLQGEPLPYFDTLSSREGHQSFPYVFTYQGELYCLPETADTGKLKLFKYDSHSKQFEFFRTLLSDVSVVDSFIYPKDGILYLFCTHKVDGNFVQKLHVSRCFGQDFQEHPSSPIASGKSHGRNAGGLVEHAGKLYRISQECGRFYGEGLNFHHIQTMNRDEYIESKAFNLTFSNTSKYGYHTFGVYRDWIVIDGKERRYSLLAPFMKIKAKLSKWRMRVSSSPKRLDTSAEAHNYLEHEHRE, from the coding sequence ATGAAAAAAGTCATCGATTTGCTGATTCAAAAACTATTTGCCTTCGATGAATGGCGAGTAGGGCTAATTCCTAGCGATCAACTTTCTAGTATTATCCAGAGCCAGCAATGTGATGAGTCTACCGTTATCTGGTTGGACATTGATGGTTGTCATTATCAGGCTGACCCATTCCTGTTTGAGGTCGACTCAGAGTTAGTCTTAGCCTATGAGTCGATGTCTCAATGGCACCGTATCGGAAAAGTAAAATGTGCCAACTTGCAAGGCGAACCATTACCTTACTTTGATACGCTGTCCTCCCGCGAAGGTCACCAGTCCTTTCCCTACGTCTTCACTTACCAGGGAGAACTGTATTGCCTACCCGAAACCGCGGACACTGGAAAATTAAAGTTATTCAAGTATGACTCCCACAGCAAGCAATTTGAGTTTTTCCGCACTCTATTATCTGATGTTTCTGTCGTAGATTCATTCATTTACCCAAAGGACGGAATCCTCTATTTGTTCTGCACCCATAAAGTAGACGGAAACTTCGTTCAAAAACTGCATGTTTCTCGCTGTTTTGGGCAAGACTTTCAGGAACACCCCTCCTCTCCTATCGCGTCTGGAAAATCACACGGACGAAATGCAGGTGGTCTAGTCGAACACGCTGGAAAGCTCTATCGCATTTCCCAAGAGTGTGGGCGCTTCTATGGAGAAGGACTAAACTTTCATCACATCCAGACGATGAATAGAGACGAATACATTGAGTCTAAGGCGTTTAACCTAACCTTCTCTAATACCAGTAAGTACGGATACCACACTTTTGGCGTGTATAGAGACTGGATAGTGATTGATGGTAAGGAAAGACGCTATTCTTTATTAGCACCTTTTATGAAGATAAAAGCCAAGCTAAGCAAGTGGCGCATGCGTGTAAGCTCATCTCCCAAGCGTTTAGATACCTCAGCAGAAGCCCACAATTACCTAGAACATGAACACAGAGAGTGA
- a CDS encoding ATP-grasp domain-containing protein translates to MKVAILGSNDRAALVTVRQLSLEPSISEILVVRHSKKRSLACVSKHTSQSQYYDFNQRDPELLIEQLKRQQVDMIIPINDITSLFVAEHYIELNQYFKLAAPKPQSYFRAIDKWSIHQLCDGRLLKYPQSHLVEKDREANEVALEENDVYFKTRYSVVYHDDQYNKYAVKKLTQHQDKLSFLHDHLARTDVICQKQLIGTGVGLNVLAHNGDVIALNQNERLHQPKDGGGSSYRQTSTKIPCELAEIAAKITKDLVWSGVMMIELLQTENGYYLIEINPRFWGSLALTEFCGANFVRNLYRQTSGLELLPSTQKEVRARHLLNDLKWLLKNLSVANLTDFVMSPLRVISRQEKYDVEQLSDLKPAFFQLAILSEQVFRTISQKLR, encoded by the coding sequence ATGAAAGTCGCGATACTTGGCTCTAATGACCGAGCAGCTTTGGTCACAGTGAGACAACTCAGCTTAGAGCCATCAATAAGCGAAATTCTCGTTGTAAGACATAGTAAAAAGCGCTCATTGGCGTGCGTTTCTAAACACACTTCTCAATCACAGTACTATGACTTCAATCAGCGTGATCCTGAGTTATTAATTGAGCAACTCAAACGCCAACAGGTGGACATGATCATTCCAATCAATGACATTACTTCACTGTTTGTCGCAGAGCATTACATCGAGCTTAATCAATACTTTAAACTTGCAGCGCCCAAGCCCCAATCTTATTTCCGCGCGATCGACAAATGGTCTATCCACCAACTTTGTGATGGTCGTTTGCTGAAGTATCCCCAAAGTCACCTTGTTGAAAAAGATCGAGAAGCGAATGAGGTCGCCCTAGAAGAAAACGATGTTTATTTCAAAACTCGTTACAGCGTTGTCTACCATGACGATCAGTACAACAAGTATGCAGTAAAGAAGCTCACTCAACATCAAGATAAACTAAGTTTCCTTCATGACCATTTGGCTCGCACCGATGTCATATGTCAAAAGCAACTCATTGGAACAGGAGTAGGTCTGAACGTCTTAGCTCATAATGGCGACGTAATCGCGCTCAACCAGAATGAAAGACTACATCAACCTAAAGATGGAGGAGGTTCGTCTTATCGGCAGACCTCAACTAAGATCCCATGTGAACTCGCTGAAATCGCTGCCAAGATAACAAAAGATCTTGTTTGGTCTGGTGTTATGATGATCGAACTATTGCAGACTGAAAATGGCTACTATCTCATTGAAATCAACCCAAGATTTTGGGGTTCACTCGCTCTAACCGAGTTTTGCGGTGCAAACTTCGTGCGTAATTTATATCGACAAACCTCAGGGTTAGAACTTTTGCCTTCTACGCAAAAAGAAGTACGCGCTCGACATTTACTCAACGACCTAAAGTGGCTACTAAAAAACCTAAGCGTTGCCAACTTAACCGATTTTGTAATGTCTCCGCTGCGGGTTATATCGCGCCAAGAGAAATACGATGTTGAGCAACTTTCCGACTTAAAGCCTGCATTTTTTCAGTTGGCGATCTTGTCTGAACAAGTATTTCGTACTATTTCGCAGAAACTCAGATAA